One window of Schistocerca cancellata isolate TAMUIC-IGC-003103 chromosome 9, iqSchCanc2.1, whole genome shotgun sequence genomic DNA carries:
- the LOC126100853 gene encoding uncharacterized protein LOC126100853 translates to MAAKYNWCVASTTKLIEMYEADEALYNVRHPDYKNRLRRLESYKNIAEVISRDIRPGCTVEDIKRKINGLRTSYACEKAKMHKSKSGASAQAAYTPQVYWFQMLKFLDQSTEADDSLCNLESPESETGSERATPTYEEMSAHAVQEPVACSEAQPQPLRQERPPTKRRRATPDVATNVMVEATKTLQAVADAARSMPVQEDRYGTLGAHIAAELREMEKVGGREYTTVTAHSLQRTLMDRWDLLHATARAQQAQPSTSGYIQAALQQAGIEDEDSML, encoded by the exons atggctgctaaatacaattggtgtgtggcgtctaccacaaaattaatagagatgtatgaagcggatgaggcaCTTtataatgtgaggcaccctgattacAAAAATAGATTGAGAAGATTGGAGAGCTATAAAAATATAGCGGAGGTCATTAGCCGTGACATACGGCCTGGCTGTACGGTAGAAGACATTAAGAGGAAGATCAATGGCCTCCGTACTAGCTACGCGTGCGAGAAAGCAAAA ATGCATAAAAGCAAAAGTGGAGCCAGTGCGCAGGCGGCGTACACACCACAAGTGTACTGGTTCCAGATGCTTAAATTCCTCGACCAGTCTACTGAGGCCGACGATAGTTTGTGCAACCTggagagccctgaaagtgaaacggGAAGTGAACGTGCCACTCCGACATATGAGGAGATGAGTGCG caTGCGGTACAAGAGCCTGTCGCATGTAGCGAGGCTCAGCCACAGCCCCTGCGTCAAGAGCGGCCTCCCACGAAAAGGAGGAGAGCCACGCCTGACGTGGCCACAAATGTAATGGTGGAGGCCACCAAGACACTTCAGGCTGTGGCTGATGCTGCCAGATCCATGCCTGTCCAAGAAGACCGCTACGGCACCCTTGGCGCCCACATCGCAGCAGAACTGCGTGAAATGGAGAAGGTGGGCGGCAGGGAATACACCACTGTCACTGCGCACAGTCTGCAGCGGACATTAATGGACAGGTGGGATTTGCTGCATGCGACAGCCCGGGCACAACAAGCACAACCGTCCACCTCAGGTTATATCCAGGCTGCCTTGCAGCAGGCTGGAATAGAGGATGAAGACTCGatgttataa